A part of Lathamus discolor isolate bLatDis1 chromosome 17, bLatDis1.hap1, whole genome shotgun sequence genomic DNA contains:
- the KCNJ1 gene encoding ATP-sensitive inward rectifier potassium channel 1 isoform X1, with protein sequence MFSYLRKRFASHIREQSRRRARLVSKDGRCNIEFGNVEQSRFVFLIDIWTTILDLRWRYKMTIFISAFLGSWFLFGLLWYVVAYIHKDLPEFNPSINHTPCVDNINGLTSAFLFSLETQVTIGYGFRCVTEQCATAIFLLIFQSILGVIINSFMCGAILAKISRSKNRAKTITFSKNAVISKRGGKLCLLIRVANLRKSLLIGSHIYGKLLKTTITPEGETIILDQVNIEFVVDAGNENLFFISPLTIYHIIDKNSPFFHMAAETILQQDFELVVFLDGTVEATSATCQVRTSYIPEEVLWGYRFAPIVSKTKEGKYRVDFQNFSKTVAVETPHCAFCLYNEKETKAREKKGYDNPGFVLSEVSETSDTKM encoded by the coding sequence ATGTTCAGCTACCTCCGGAAACGCTTTGCCAGCCACATCAGAGAACAGAGCCGGCGAAGAGCGAGGCTTGTCTCTAAAGATGGAAGGTGTAATATAGAGTTTGGTAATGTAGAACAGTCAAGATTTGTCTTTTTGATTGATATATGGACAACTATCCTGGATCTCAGATGGAGATACAAAATGACTATCTTCATTTCAGCATTCTTAGGCAGCTGGTTTCTGTTTGGTCTCCTCTGGTATGTTGTGGCATACATACACAAAGACCTGCCAGAATTCAACCCTTCCATAAATCACACCCCCTGTGTTGACAATATCAACGGCCTCACTTCAGCGTTCCTGTTCTCCTTGGAGACTCAGGTAACCATCGGTTATGGCTTCAGATGTGTCACAGAACAGTGTGCCACTGCCATTTTCCTGCTCATCTTCCAGTCCATCCTGGGGGTGATCATCAATTCTTTTATGTGTGGTGCCATCCTGGCCAAGATATCGAGGTCTAAAAACCGGGCTAAGACCATCACCTTCAGCAAGAACGCTGTCATCAGCAAACGTGGTGGGAAGCTCTGCCTCCTTATTCGGGTGGCAAACCTCAGGAAGAGCCTGCTGATTGGCAGTCACATCTATGGAAAGCTTCTCAAGACCACCATCACCCCAGAAGGAGAAACAATCATTTTGGACCAGGTCAACATAGAATTTGTAGTTGATGCTGGCAATGAGAATCTCTTCTTCATTTCCCCATTAACTATTTATCATATCATAGATAAAAACAGCCCATTCTTCCATATGGCAGCAGAAACCATTCTACAGCAAGATTTTGAATTGGTAGTGTTTTTAGATGGCACTGTTGAGGCCACGAGCGCTACCTGTCAAGTGAGGACATCCTACATCCCAGAGGAGGTGCTCTGGGGTTACCGCTTTGCTCCCATTGTGTCCAAGACCAAAGAAGGGAAATACAGAGTAGACTTCCAGAATTTCAGCAAGACAGTGGCTGTGGAGACTCCCCACTGCGCCTTCTGTCTCTACAATGAGAAAGAAACTaaagccagagagaagaaaggTTATGACAATCCTGGGTTTGTCTTGTCGGAAGTTAGTGAAACAAGTGACACTAAAATGTAG
- the KCNJ1 gene encoding ATP-sensitive inward rectifier potassium channel 1 isoform X2, whose protein sequence is MFSYLRKRFASHIREQSRRRARLVSKDGRCNIEFAFLGSWFLFGLLWYVVAYIHKDLPEFNPSINHTPCVDNINGLTSAFLFSLETQVTIGYGFRCVTEQCATAIFLLIFQSILGVIINSFMCGAILAKISRSKNRAKTITFSKNAVISKRGGKLCLLIRVANLRKSLLIGSHIYGKLLKTTITPEGETIILDQVNIEFVVDAGNENLFFISPLTIYHIIDKNSPFFHMAAETILQQDFELVVFLDGTVEATSATCQVRTSYIPEEVLWGYRFAPIVSKTKEGKYRVDFQNFSKTVAVETPHCAFCLYNEKETKAREKKGYDNPGFVLSEVSETSDTKM, encoded by the exons ATGTTCAGCTACCTCCGGAAACGCTTTGCCAGCCACATCAGAGAACAGAGCCGGCGAAGAGCGAGGCTTGTCTCTAAAGATGGAAGGTGTAATATAGAGTTTG CATTCTTAGGCAGCTGGTTTCTGTTTGGTCTCCTCTGGTATGTTGTGGCATACATACACAAAGACCTGCCAGAATTCAACCCTTCCATAAATCACACCCCCTGTGTTGACAATATCAACGGCCTCACTTCAGCGTTCCTGTTCTCCTTGGAGACTCAGGTAACCATCGGTTATGGCTTCAGATGTGTCACAGAACAGTGTGCCACTGCCATTTTCCTGCTCATCTTCCAGTCCATCCTGGGGGTGATCATCAATTCTTTTATGTGTGGTGCCATCCTGGCCAAGATATCGAGGTCTAAAAACCGGGCTAAGACCATCACCTTCAGCAAGAACGCTGTCATCAGCAAACGTGGTGGGAAGCTCTGCCTCCTTATTCGGGTGGCAAACCTCAGGAAGAGCCTGCTGATTGGCAGTCACATCTATGGAAAGCTTCTCAAGACCACCATCACCCCAGAAGGAGAAACAATCATTTTGGACCAGGTCAACATAGAATTTGTAGTTGATGCTGGCAATGAGAATCTCTTCTTCATTTCCCCATTAACTATTTATCATATCATAGATAAAAACAGCCCATTCTTCCATATGGCAGCAGAAACCATTCTACAGCAAGATTTTGAATTGGTAGTGTTTTTAGATGGCACTGTTGAGGCCACGAGCGCTACCTGTCAAGTGAGGACATCCTACATCCCAGAGGAGGTGCTCTGGGGTTACCGCTTTGCTCCCATTGTGTCCAAGACCAAAGAAGGGAAATACAGAGTAGACTTCCAGAATTTCAGCAAGACAGTGGCTGTGGAGACTCCCCACTGCGCCTTCTGTCTCTACAATGAGAAAGAAACTaaagccagagagaagaaaggTTATGACAATCCTGGGTTTGTCTTGTCGGAAGTTAGTGAAACAAGTGACACTAAAATGTAG